The following coding sequences lie in one Photobacterium sp. CCB-ST2H9 genomic window:
- a CDS encoding HlyD family secretion protein, whose amino-acid sequence MAEQSSKKSSRLPLIATLVLGVVAASAAGYWYGYGRYFQSTDNAYLQGEITNISPKIAGYIQETYVSDNELVEAGQLLATIDDRDYQAALEKAKANLAVTQAAVTNLKAQSQLQKTVIRQSASQVDSAQAEVERAQQQAKRARSLLAKNYSSQDEVDDASSHLKVSQAEFEAANANLQAARDQLQVLNSQKNQAEASVSEALAQVKQAELNLSYTHIYAPVDGIIGKRSLRLGLYVQPGMPLLSLVPTHEVWIEANFKETQLANIRQGQHVEVELDAYPGQTLEGIVDSFSPATGAKFALLPPENATGNFTKIVQRVPVKIVIPHPEQLNGQLLPGLSVITIIDTRGSSVQDPETLAKAEVAHE is encoded by the coding sequence ATGGCCGAACAATCATCCAAAAAATCTTCTCGTCTTCCTTTGATTGCAACGCTTGTGCTGGGAGTGGTGGCTGCGTCCGCAGCTGGCTACTGGTATGGCTACGGCCGTTATTTCCAGTCAACGGACAATGCCTACCTGCAAGGCGAAATCACCAATATCAGCCCTAAAATTGCCGGATACATTCAGGAAACCTACGTCAGCGATAATGAGCTGGTAGAAGCCGGTCAGCTTCTGGCCACCATTGATGACCGGGATTACCAGGCTGCGCTGGAAAAAGCCAAAGCAAATCTGGCTGTCACACAGGCCGCAGTCACCAACCTCAAAGCACAGTCTCAGTTACAGAAAACCGTCATTCGTCAGTCCGCCAGCCAGGTTGACTCCGCGCAGGCTGAAGTCGAACGAGCCCAGCAACAGGCCAAACGTGCCCGCTCTCTGCTGGCCAAAAATTATTCCTCTCAGGATGAAGTGGACGATGCCAGCTCACACCTGAAAGTCAGTCAGGCAGAGTTCGAAGCCGCAAACGCAAATCTGCAGGCTGCCCGGGATCAGCTGCAGGTGCTCAACAGCCAGAAAAATCAGGCAGAAGCCTCGGTCAGTGAAGCACTGGCACAGGTCAAACAGGCAGAGCTGAATCTCAGCTATACCCACATTTATGCACCGGTCGATGGCATCATCGGAAAACGCAGTCTTCGTCTCGGCCTGTATGTTCAGCCGGGCATGCCGTTACTGAGTCTGGTACCGACGCATGAAGTGTGGATTGAAGCCAACTTCAAGGAAACGCAGCTGGCCAACATTCGTCAGGGGCAGCATGTGGAAGTTGAGCTGGACGCCTATCCGGGCCAGACACTGGAAGGGATTGTCGATAGCTTTTCTCCGGCCACAGGCGCCAAATTTGCCCTGCTGCCGCCCGAAAATGCCACAGGCAACTTCACCAAAATCGTGCAGCGTGTGCCGGTAAAAATTGTGATTCCGCATCCCGAGCAGCTCAATGGTCAGCTTTTGCCGGGGCTGTCGGTGATCACCATCATCGATACCCGTGGATCTTCAGTACAAGACCCTGAAACCCTGGCTAAAGCTGAGGTTGCCCATGAGTGA
- a CDS encoding LysR family transcriptional regulator, which yields MDLNAWAMFAQVVECGSFTQAAAAMDITKSTLSRKIAELEKDLGVRLLTRSTRSLVLTHEGETFYRSCRQVVEIANQAELEVSANQELIRGRLNVVMPVELGQKVFGKSMNEFLKLYPHVSLHLELSNREVDLVAEGIDLYIQVGDMNDSGMVARPFHSSRRILVASPEYLAAHGEIMTPADLVAPHHQIKIYNAVKLTYWELEKDGQKMQVDLPYRFRVNTITSAVSACVDGLGISMLPEFICREYLEKNELVRILPDWQSPVVPISFVYPQRELIPKRLRLFIDFLLAQFAAVTNADGSPK from the coding sequence ATGGATTTAAATGCATGGGCGATGTTTGCTCAGGTTGTGGAATGCGGCAGTTTCACGCAGGCTGCTGCAGCGATGGATATCACCAAATCCACGCTCAGCCGGAAAATTGCAGAGCTGGAGAAAGATCTCGGTGTCCGTTTACTGACGCGGAGTACACGGAGTCTGGTGCTGACCCATGAAGGAGAAACCTTCTACCGCTCCTGCCGTCAGGTGGTCGAAATTGCCAATCAGGCGGAGCTGGAAGTTTCGGCGAATCAGGAACTGATCCGAGGCCGGTTGAATGTTGTGATGCCGGTCGAGCTGGGTCAGAAAGTGTTCGGGAAAAGCATGAACGAGTTTTTGAAGCTTTACCCTCATGTCAGCCTGCATCTTGAGCTGAGTAACCGGGAAGTCGATCTGGTAGCTGAAGGCATTGATCTGTATATCCAGGTGGGGGATATGAATGATTCGGGGATGGTCGCGAGGCCGTTCCACTCATCCCGCCGGATACTGGTCGCCAGTCCGGAATATCTGGCCGCGCACGGGGAAATCATGACCCCTGCTGATTTGGTTGCACCGCATCATCAGATCAAAATTTACAATGCGGTGAAGCTGACCTACTGGGAGCTGGAGAAAGACGGCCAGAAGATGCAGGTTGATCTGCCTTACCGTTTCCGGGTCAATACCATTACCTCGGCAGTTTCTGCCTGTGTCGACGGACTGGGTATTTCCATGTTGCCGGAATTTATCTGTCGGGAATACCTCGAGAAAAATGAGCTGGTCCGGATTCTACCGGACTGGCAATCGCCTGTGGTTCCGATCAGCTTTGTCTATCCGCAGAGAGAACTGATTCCGAAGCGATTGCGTTTGTTTATTGATTTCCTGCTGGCTCAGTTTGCAGCGGTTACCAACGCTGACGGTAGCCCAAAGTAA
- a CDS encoding DUF3187 family protein translates to MVDCCALNLARGLLIGGVLCPSAWATPDTVQPDFGPLKTYAQSPLQSTSLSPQLRSGFALPEDSLEFYANATASSIWAETDEYRADYYQSTFSTGLMWQATEGWQLELDASWRIALDTHLDNLTIGFHKLFGIDQNGRQQVPRHSFDIAIPEYDVAYSDFEGETLSRTFTLYSGWQVIDYPNEALSIGASLYYNYVGSGPFHTHNFEQALQINYSYHQDRHRFHAMFGGVYRKNPAALIPYNKLTYAAAAGWQYQFNGPHRFLLEYHFYEGASEATSALSQASNEILTGYRYHFSSSVLELILIENVFNMDNSPDVAITLGYRQRW, encoded by the coding sequence ATGGTCGATTGCTGTGCTCTGAATCTGGCAAGAGGTCTGCTCATCGGCGGCGTCCTTTGCCCATCTGCCTGGGCAACGCCCGATACCGTTCAGCCGGATTTCGGTCCGCTCAAAACCTATGCGCAGTCACCATTGCAGTCCACCAGCCTGAGTCCGCAACTCCGAAGCGGTTTTGCACTGCCTGAAGACAGCCTGGAATTTTATGCCAATGCGACGGCATCCAGCATCTGGGCAGAAACAGATGAGTATCGTGCCGATTATTATCAATCCACTTTCAGCACCGGGCTGATGTGGCAGGCCACAGAAGGATGGCAACTGGAACTGGATGCCAGCTGGCGGATTGCTCTCGATACTCATTTAGATAACCTGACGATTGGCTTTCACAAACTGTTCGGTATCGACCAGAATGGCAGGCAACAAGTGCCGAGACACAGTTTCGATATCGCCATCCCGGAATATGATGTGGCCTATTCAGACTTTGAAGGAGAAACGCTGTCTCGCACTTTTACCCTGTACAGCGGATGGCAAGTGATTGATTACCCAAATGAAGCCTTATCAATTGGCGCCTCACTCTATTACAACTATGTCGGTTCCGGTCCGTTTCACACCCATAATTTTGAACAGGCACTTCAGATCAACTACAGCTATCACCAGGATCGCCATCGCTTTCATGCCATGTTCGGCGGCGTGTACCGGAAAAATCCGGCAGCACTGATCCCGTATAACAAGCTGACCTATGCCGCTGCCGCCGGATGGCAGTACCAGTTCAACGGTCCGCACCGTTTTTTACTGGAATACCATTTTTATGAAGGGGCATCGGAAGCCACCTCAGCCCTGTCACAAGCTTCCAATGAAATTCTGACCGGGTACCGGTACCACTTTTCAAGCAGTGTGCTCGAACTGATCCTGATTGAAAATGTTTTCAATATGGACAACAGCCCGGATGTCGCCATTACTTTGGGCTACCGTCAGCGTTGGTAA
- the rimK gene encoding 30S ribosomal protein S6--L-glutamate ligase → MKIGILSRNSKLYSTRRLIEACQERDHQVEVIDALRCYMNINSDKPSIHARGQDLSGFDVIIPRIGASVTFYGCAVLRQFEMMGVFPVNESVAITRSRDKLRSLQLLSRKGVGMPITGFASKPDDIDDLLKMVGGAPVVIKLLEGTQGIGVVLAETRKAAESVIEAFLGLRANIMVQEYIKEAGGADIRCFVIGDKVIAAMKRQGAEGEFRSNLHRGGSASLVRITPEERRTAVLAAKVMGLRVAGVDLLRSQRGPLVMEVNSSPGLEGIEQATGKDIAGMIIKYIESTAKPQRTRTSGKG, encoded by the coding sequence ATGAAAATCGGTATCCTTTCCCGCAACTCGAAACTTTATTCAACCCGAAGACTGATTGAAGCCTGTCAGGAGAGAGACCATCAGGTTGAAGTGATCGATGCTTTGCGGTGTTACATGAACATCAATTCAGATAAACCTTCTATCCATGCCAGAGGCCAGGATCTTTCTGGTTTCGATGTCATTATTCCGAGAATTGGCGCGTCTGTGACCTTTTATGGCTGTGCGGTGTTGCGGCAGTTTGAAATGATGGGGGTGTTCCCAGTGAATGAGTCTGTTGCGATTACCCGTTCGCGCGACAAGCTGCGTTCACTTCAGTTACTGTCCCGGAAAGGGGTGGGGATGCCGATTACCGGTTTCGCCAGTAAGCCTGACGATATTGATGACTTGCTGAAAATGGTCGGCGGTGCGCCGGTGGTGATTAAACTGCTGGAGGGGACGCAGGGGATTGGTGTGGTGCTGGCGGAAACCCGCAAAGCGGCAGAAAGTGTCATTGAAGCTTTTCTGGGTCTGCGGGCCAACATTATGGTGCAGGAATACATCAAAGAAGCCGGCGGGGCGGATATTCGTTGTTTTGTGATCGGCGATAAAGTGATCGCAGCGATGAAGCGTCAGGGGGCAGAAGGGGAATTTCGCTCAAATCTGCACCGGGGAGGCTCGGCGTCACTGGTACGGATCACCCCGGAGGAGCGGAGAACTGCGGTACTGGCCGCGAAAGTGATGGGCCTTCGGGTTGCCGGGGTCGATTTGCTGCGTTCTCAGCGGGGGCCGCTGGTCATGGAAGTGAACTCCTCCCCAGGTTTGGAAGGGATTGAACAAGCCACTGGTAAGGATATCGCCGGTATGATAATCAAATACATAGAATCAACTGCAAAACCGCAAAGGACGCGCACGAGTGGCAAAGGCTAA
- a CDS encoding succinylglutamate desuccinylase/aspartoacylase family protein, translating into MAKAKSNKVIEFMGTEVPPGQSATIDLEAAQLYTHSPLNIPVHVVNGRYQGPVLLVSAAIHGDELNGVEAVRQLLNKVDPMKLHGTLVAVPVVNVFGFIHKSRYLPDRRDLNRCFPGSERGSTAARMAYQFSEHVVKKCTHIIDLHTGAIHRANLPQVRANLEDEASSAMAHAFGTPVILDAAIRDGSLRAVADSANIPVITYEGGEALRFEPLVIAAAVKGVVGVMRMLGMIRRVSRKKETASPFIARSSSWVRAEQNGIVRCVVALGERVIKGQVLAYISAPLGQGEDTMVAPRDGIVIGQQMLPLVNEGDAVFHLASFSKGASSEVEQQIENFLDEVSDEVDIT; encoded by the coding sequence GTGGCAAAGGCTAAATCAAATAAAGTCATCGAATTTATGGGCACAGAAGTGCCTCCCGGGCAATCCGCCACCATTGATCTTGAAGCTGCGCAACTTTATACCCATTCACCGCTGAACATTCCGGTTCATGTGGTGAATGGCCGGTATCAGGGACCTGTGTTACTGGTCAGTGCTGCAATTCACGGAGATGAACTCAATGGTGTGGAAGCCGTCCGGCAACTGCTGAATAAAGTCGACCCGATGAAACTGCACGGTACGCTGGTTGCTGTGCCTGTGGTGAATGTGTTCGGTTTTATCCATAAATCACGCTATTTACCGGACCGGAGAGATCTTAATCGCTGTTTTCCCGGTTCAGAACGAGGCTCAACTGCAGCCAGAATGGCTTATCAGTTCAGTGAGCATGTCGTGAAGAAATGTACCCATATTATCGATTTGCATACCGGTGCGATCCACCGGGCGAATCTGCCTCAGGTCCGGGCGAATCTGGAAGATGAAGCCAGCTCGGCCATGGCGCATGCTTTCGGAACCCCAGTGATTCTGGATGCTGCGATCCGCGACGGTTCATTACGTGCGGTGGCGGATTCTGCAAATATTCCCGTGATCACGTATGAAGGCGGTGAAGCGTTGCGTTTCGAACCGTTGGTGATTGCCGCGGCGGTCAAAGGCGTGGTCGGCGTAATGCGGATGCTGGGTATGATTCGCCGGGTCAGCCGGAAGAAAGAAACAGCATCTCCTTTTATCGCCCGCTCCAGCAGCTGGGTACGGGCCGAGCAGAACGGGATTGTCCGTTGTGTGGTTGCGCTGGGTGAACGCGTGATCAAAGGCCAGGTGCTGGCCTATATCAGCGCCCCCCTGGGCCAGGGAGAAGATACGATGGTGGCGCCAAGGGATGGTATTGTGATTGGCCAGCAAATGCTGCCATTGGTCAATGAAGGTGATGCGGTGTTTCATCTGGCTTCTTTCAGTAAAGGCGCCAGTTCGGAAGTGGAACAACAAATTGAGAATTTTCTCGACGAAGTCAGTGATGAAGTTGATATCACTTAA
- a CDS encoding CorA family divalent cation transporter, with translation MGISEYDGAWFIEGWQLGETPKKLTLADCEQLEKNCWYHCQRDAAGLKEWLSAVGVPSPIASVLLSDDTRPRFEQLEDDIFLLILRGINLNEGTNPDDMLSIRFLYFRGSLISTRKYPSRAIAEARRQYEEGKGPANLIALLITIIDKLNRNIEIFLDPIEEKIEYYAEHQDEADSQSLADLNKRLLKIRRFLTPQRYALDDLIQSEMYELEAWRIPLLNCRDLVIRINESINFYIEQIQVVNQHLGQIQSEKVNRNTYLISLISIIFLPISFLTGLLGVNIGGMPGVDSAASFWAFCIALGAITLFEIILLRRMKFL, from the coding sequence ATGGGTATTTCTGAATACGATGGTGCATGGTTTATCGAAGGCTGGCAGTTAGGGGAAACGCCAAAGAAGCTGACACTGGCGGATTGTGAACAGCTGGAAAAAAATTGCTGGTATCACTGCCAGCGGGATGCAGCAGGTTTGAAAGAATGGTTATCTGCCGTCGGCGTGCCTTCACCGATTGCTTCGGTACTGCTTTCTGATGATACCCGCCCGCGTTTTGAGCAGCTGGAAGATGACATTTTTCTGTTAATTCTTCGGGGAATCAACCTGAACGAAGGCACCAATCCGGATGACATGCTGAGTATCCGGTTTCTTTATTTCAGAGGCAGTCTGATTTCGACACGGAAGTATCCGTCCCGGGCGATAGCAGAAGCGCGCCGACAGTATGAAGAAGGCAAAGGGCCGGCAAATCTGATCGCTTTGCTGATCACCATTATTGATAAACTCAACCGAAATATTGAAATCTTCCTCGATCCGATTGAGGAAAAAATCGAGTATTACGCCGAGCATCAGGATGAAGCGGACAGTCAGTCACTGGCTGATCTGAACAAGCGGCTACTGAAAATCCGGCGATTTTTAACGCCGCAACGGTATGCGCTGGATGATTTGATCCAGTCGGAAATGTATGAATTAGAAGCCTGGCGTATTCCGTTGCTGAACTGTCGTGACCTCGTCATCCGGATCAATGAATCCATTAACTTTTACATTGAACAAATTCAGGTGGTCAATCAGCACCTGGGACAGATCCAGTCAGAAAAAGTGAACCGAAACACATATCTGATTTCGCTGATCTCCATTATTTTTCTGCCAATCAGCTTTCTTACCGGTCTGCTGGGGGTTAATATCGGCGGCATGCCCGGGGTGGACTCTGCGGCATCATTCTGGGCCTTTTGTATTGCATTGGGTGCGATTACCTTGTTTGAAATTATTCTGTTGAGAAGGATGAAATTTCTTTAA
- a CDS encoding mechanosensitive ion channel family protein, which translates to MLEAVLESRLTYNLFIILTFLVVYTIAKRVLNLWLIRLGKTKMVSEVRVKFISRVLSSAVFFVLFSITVISLGLGYSDISLFFSSAFAVLGVALFAQWSMLSNVTASVLIFFVFPYRIGDMVKVVDKDEDISGVIQDITMFHVLIQRADGSLVTYPNNIILQKPVIKLTRLTEAAKPETEGVPQAEVVQVNPQ; encoded by the coding sequence ATGCTAGAAGCTGTTCTCGAAAGCAGGCTCACGTATAACCTGTTTATTATTCTGACATTTCTGGTGGTTTACACCATAGCCAAACGTGTGCTGAATCTCTGGCTGATCCGGCTGGGGAAGACAAAGATGGTCAGCGAAGTCAGAGTGAAATTTATTTCACGCGTGCTTTCATCGGCGGTTTTTTTTGTGCTGTTCAGCATTACGGTGATCAGTCTGGGGCTGGGTTACAGTGACATCTCGCTGTTTTTCTCGTCGGCTTTTGCCGTGCTGGGTGTGGCGCTGTTTGCCCAGTGGTCCATGCTGAGTAACGTGACCGCCAGCGTGCTGATCTTTTTTGTGTTTCCGTACCGTATCGGCGACATGGTGAAAGTGGTGGATAAGGACGAAGATATCAGTGGTGTGATTCAGGACATCACCATGTTTCATGTGCTGATTCAGCGTGCGGACGGAAGTCTGGTCACTTATCCCAATAACATCATTTTGCAAAAACCTGTGATTAAACTGACCCGGTTGACGGAAGCCGCCAAACCGGAAACTGAGGGAGTTCCGCAGGCGGAAGTCGTACAGGTCAACCCGCAGTAA
- a CDS encoding magnesium transporter has protein sequence MTEEENNSDVNAAVKDLLPQQELSQWVEDLNRAQDEEQERVFHEASEALETSELGLLLESLPMGERLAIWQTVAPEQRVEVLVAMRGDARSTLIDNLSMPDLRAMLHGLDAEDLIELSQSLSDKLVDFALAKMSQDQKTWYEQSQQYNEEQIGRYVDHNLVMLTPNTRVAEALRAVRRAEHAMLDRVYIVDKKGMYKGEVSLSVLLAADGQARVDTLQDDIAAPLNAEMDVDDAAERLEHSDQAAMAVVDESGRFVGRATLRLAMEITRESYEAKLMARAGLDEDTDLFSPVWLSAKRRALWLGINLLTAFLASWTIGLFEATLSQVVALAVLMPIVASMGGIAGSQTLTLIIRGLAMGQITFGNVWSLAKKELLVACLNGVLWAIVIAIIAAFWFSSVPIGGVIAAAITINIVVAAISGVVIPVILDKYEIDPALSGSVILTTVTDVVGFFTFLGLGSLFLLG, from the coding sequence ATGACGGAAGAAGAAAACAATTCAGATGTAAATGCAGCCGTAAAGGATCTGCTTCCTCAGCAGGAACTCAGTCAATGGGTTGAGGATCTGAACCGTGCGCAGGATGAAGAGCAGGAACGGGTATTCCATGAAGCGTCAGAAGCGCTGGAAACTTCAGAACTTGGTCTTCTGCTTGAATCTCTGCCAATGGGCGAGCGTCTGGCGATTTGGCAAACGGTTGCACCAGAACAACGGGTTGAAGTTCTGGTTGCCATGCGGGGGGATGCGCGAAGTACGCTGATCGATAACCTCAGCATGCCGGATCTGCGGGCCATGCTGCATGGTCTGGATGCCGAGGATCTGATCGAGCTGTCACAGAGCCTGTCAGATAAGCTGGTGGATTTTGCACTGGCGAAGATGAGCCAGGATCAGAAAACCTGGTATGAGCAAAGCCAGCAGTATAATGAAGAACAAATCGGCCGCTATGTTGACCACAATCTGGTGATGCTGACACCGAATACCCGGGTTGCGGAAGCCTTGCGGGCTGTCCGCCGTGCGGAGCATGCCATGCTGGACCGGGTGTATATTGTTGATAAAAAAGGGATGTACAAAGGCGAAGTGTCGTTGTCTGTGCTGCTGGCCGCAGATGGCCAGGCCAGAGTGGATACCTTGCAGGACGACATTGCAGCACCGCTGAATGCAGAGATGGATGTGGATGACGCCGCAGAACGTCTGGAGCACTCCGATCAGGCTGCGATGGCCGTGGTGGATGAAAGCGGGCGTTTTGTCGGGCGCGCAACTCTGCGGCTGGCGATGGAAATCACGCGCGAATCTTATGAAGCGAAACTAATGGCCCGTGCCGGTCTGGATGAAGATACGGATCTGTTCTCGCCGGTCTGGCTCAGTGCGAAACGCCGGGCTTTGTGGCTGGGTATTAACCTGCTGACGGCGTTTCTGGCATCCTGGACCATTGGTTTGTTTGAAGCCACACTGAGTCAGGTGGTTGCGCTGGCCGTTCTGATGCCGATTGTTGCCTCAATGGGGGGAATTGCCGGCAGTCAGACACTGACGCTGATCATTCGCGGTCTGGCGATGGGGCAGATTACCTTCGGTAACGTGTGGTCGCTGGCTAAGAAAGAGTTGCTGGTCGCCTGTCTGAATGGGGTGTTATGGGCGATTGTCATCGCTATCATTGCCGCGTTTTGGTTCAGTAGTGTGCCGATTGGCGGTGTGATTGCAGCGGCGATCACCATCAACATCGTGGTTGCTGCGATATCTGGCGTCGTGATCCCGGTGATCCTGGATAAGTATGAAATCGATCCGGCGCTGTCGGGTTCAGTCATTCTGACCACCGTCACTGATGTGGTCGGTTTCTTCACATTTCTGGGATTGGGCAGCTTGTTTTTGCTCGGTTAA
- a CDS encoding DUF2391 family protein, giving the protein MDWKFNTEDLGQIVIGAFALGVPISFSEEAWQLSETLPLLNLTVLVSITLVFIGLYAYQSMFGQNIHRRVPVFLARVFGAYLITYLVVCLILFSLNQFPILDNWVVAVKRALVIAMPASMGAIIVDSFDKE; this is encoded by the coding sequence ATGGACTGGAAATTCAATACTGAAGATCTGGGGCAGATTGTTATTGGTGCTTTTGCCTTAGGGGTCCCCATCTCTTTTTCTGAAGAAGCCTGGCAATTGAGTGAAACGCTGCCGCTGCTTAATCTGACCGTACTCGTTTCGATTACACTGGTCTTTATTGGTTTGTATGCCTATCAATCAATGTTTGGTCAGAATATTCACCGACGTGTTCCGGTTTTTTTAGCCCGGGTTTTTGGTGCTTATTTGATCACTTATCTGGTCGTTTGCTTAATTTTATTCTCTTTGAATCAATTTCCGATTCTGGACAATTGGGTTGTTGCGGTGAAACGTGCGCTGGTGATTGCCATGCCGGCTTCCATGGGGGCAATTATCGTAGATAGTTTTGATAAGGAATAG
- a CDS encoding DUF3332 family protein — protein MKKLAFVAVSLVTLLTGCAGQMAATQTTMELNMDAVDNRYARGGLTILMSPVYAVATVADYVVLNPIEFWTGQNVVTQQPSIYDAKGKDYIKINDQLDPEFKTAPIKPLN, from the coding sequence ATGAAAAAATTGGCTTTTGTTGCTGTTTCTCTGGTGACTTTGCTGACGGGCTGTGCAGGTCAAATGGCGGCCACTCAGACAACAATGGAATTGAATATGGACGCGGTGGACAACCGTTACGCCCGGGGCGGCCTGACAATTCTGATGTCTCCGGTATACGCTGTCGCAACGGTGGCTGATTATGTGGTCCTGAATCCAATTGAGTTCTGGACGGGTCAAAACGTCGTGACTCAGCAACCGTCAATTTACGATGCGAAAGGGAAAGATTACATCAAGATTAATGATCAACTGGATCCAGAGTTTAAAACTGCCCCGATTAAACCGCTGAACTGA
- a CDS encoding NUDIX hydrolase gives MTKPDHPFSTPRVAVLAVTYQADQLILVQRKNEPQKGGWGFPGGSVWPGESLYDAAVRELREETGVAAEPEQLLDVVEVNEFDADNRHHHFILVPVLCRYLNGELQPGDDASDCRWMSVSEIVRQQSDLIEKVADVALQARQRILSE, from the coding sequence ATGACAAAGCCAGACCATCCTTTCTCCACACCCAGAGTGGCCGTCCTTGCGGTGACTTATCAAGCCGATCAGCTGATTTTGGTCCAACGTAAAAATGAACCCCAAAAAGGTGGCTGGGGGTTTCCCGGTGGTTCGGTCTGGCCCGGGGAAAGTCTGTATGATGCAGCCGTACGTGAACTCAGAGAAGAAACCGGCGTTGCGGCTGAGCCAGAGCAATTGCTGGATGTGGTAGAAGTCAATGAGTTTGATGCAGATAACCGTCATCACCACTTCATTTTGGTTCCAGTACTGTGCCGGTATCTGAACGGAGAGTTGCAACCCGGTGATGACGCCAGTGATTGCCGATGGATGTCAGTTTCTGAGATTGTCCGTCAGCAAAGCGATTTGATTGAAAAGGTTGCTGATGTGGCATTACAGGCGCGGCAGCGGATATTGTCCGAATAA
- a CDS encoding ASCH domain-containing protein, whose amino-acid sequence MKAFSVVSPWGNIIANGQKTLEIRSWQPDTLPMKNIALVQNEIRLTQAGQIDPNGEVVAIVDIVGCKSWVQSECRQAGCDESEFVAGYLAWELSNIRKLSHPVKAMAKRKFYELSVSEATAVAACVER is encoded by the coding sequence TTGAAAGCATTCTCTGTGGTATCCCCCTGGGGAAACATCATTGCCAATGGTCAGAAGACGTTAGAAATTCGTTCCTGGCAACCTGACACATTACCGATGAAAAATATTGCGCTTGTCCAGAATGAGATTCGCTTAACTCAGGCCGGTCAGATTGATCCAAACGGTGAAGTGGTCGCTATTGTTGATATTGTCGGTTGTAAATCCTGGGTTCAATCGGAATGCCGTCAAGCGGGTTGTGATGAGTCCGAATTTGTGGCGGGTTATCTCGCCTGGGAACTTAGCAATATCAGAAAGTTATCACATCCGGTCAAAGCAATGGCAAAAAGAAAGTTTTATGAGCTTTCAGTGTCAGAAGCCACTGCTGTGGCAGCTTGTGTTGAAAGGTAA
- a CDS encoding antibiotic biosynthesis monooxygenase: MFAVIFKAKTGEQDSHYSDMVKVMRELAFTKYDCQDFIAVTEGEQEIAISYWQSEEDIQNWHKDSQHTLAQQLGREKWYAAYTVEVVEVKRRYSFQE; this comes from the coding sequence ATGTTTGCTGTCATTTTTAAAGCAAAAACTGGTGAGCAGGACAGCCACTATTCGGACATGGTGAAAGTGATGCGGGAGCTGGCTTTTACCAAATATGATTGTCAGGACTTTATCGCAGTGACCGAAGGTGAACAGGAAATCGCAATCTCTTACTGGCAGTCTGAAGAGGATATCCAAAATTGGCACAAGGACAGTCAGCACACACTGGCGCAACAACTGGGCCGTGAAAAATGGTATGCCGCTTATACGGTCGAGGTTGTGGAAGTGAAGCGCCGGTACAGCTTCCAGGAGTAA
- a CDS encoding Qnr family pentapeptide repeat protein, with protein MTKENEIFEQVDFSNQDLSHLCFRRCKFYRCDFSRANLRETQFEDCLFIEQGAVEGCHFDYCDLRDASFKNCQLSLANFRGANGFGAEFRGCDLKGANFVQVSFVNQVSHQMYFCAAYITGCNLSYTNFERQCIEKCDLFENKWTGANLRGASFKGSDLSRSVFSEDSWGQFSIQGADLSHSELDGLDPRTVDLSGVKICDWQQEQLLQPLGVIVLPC; from the coding sequence ATGACCAAAGAAAATGAAATATTTGAACAGGTTGATTTTTCAAATCAGGATCTGAGCCATTTATGCTTTCGACGCTGTAAATTTTATCGTTGTGATTTTAGCCGAGCAAATCTGAGAGAAACGCAATTTGAAGACTGCCTCTTCATTGAACAAGGGGCGGTGGAAGGCTGTCACTTTGACTATTGCGACTTGCGCGATGCAAGTTTTAAAAACTGTCAGTTATCTCTGGCGAATTTCAGAGGGGCGAACGGCTTCGGAGCTGAATTCAGAGGCTGTGATCTGAAAGGGGCAAACTTTGTTCAGGTGAGTTTTGTGAATCAGGTCAGCCATCAGATGTACTTTTGCGCCGCTTATATCACCGGGTGTAATTTGTCTTATACAAACTTTGAACGGCAGTGTATTGAAAAATGCGATTTATTTGAAAATAAATGGACTGGGGCCAACCTGCGTGGCGCATCATTCAAAGGCTCTGATCTGAGCAGAAGCGTATTTTCAGAAGACAGCTGGGGACAATTTTCCATCCAGGGCGCTGATCTTAGTCATTCAGAACTCGACGGTCTTGATCCCAGAACAGTCGATCTAAGCGGCGTTAAAATTTGCGACTGGCAGCAAGAGCAGTTATTGCAACCACTTGGGGTGATTGTATTACCATGTTGA